The Saccharothrix violaceirubra genome segment GGTCGATCACCCGCCGACACCGGTCGACCACGTCCCGCAACAGGGCCACACCTGACCATGGCAGGTCCGCAGTGGAATCGCGGCCGGATTCACCGTGCCGGGGCTACGACCCCACCACCGCGTCGTAAAGCGCCTTCTTGCCCACGCCGGACCGTTCGGCGACCTCGGCGGCGGCCACCTTCAGGCGTTCGCCCTCGGCGACGCGGCGCTTCACCTCGGCGACCAGGTCCTCCAACGCCGGTGCGGGTTCGGGGTCCGCGCCGGCCAGGACGACGGTGATCTCGCCGCGCGCGCCGGCCTCCGCCCACGCCGCCAGTTCGGCCAGCGTGCCCCGGCGGACCTCCTCGTACGTCTTGGTCAACTCGCGGCACACGGCGGCACGCCGGTCGCCGCCCAGCACCGTCACGGCGTCGGCCAACGTCGCCGCCAACCGGTGCGGGGACTCGAAGAACACGGTGGTGCGGGGTTCGCGCACCAAAGCCGCGAACCAGCGTTGGCGCTCGCCGCCCTTGCGCGGTGGGAAACCCTCGAAGCAGAAGCGGTCCGACGGCAGGCCCGAGACGGCCAGCGCGGTGGTCACGGCGGAAGGTCCGGGCGCGCACGTGACCGGGATGCCCTCGTCCGCGCACGCCGCCGCCAGCCGGTAGCCGGGGTCGGAGACGCTGGGCATCCCGGCGTCCGTCACGAGCACGACGGTCGAGCCCGTGCGCATCGCCTCCAGCAGTCCGGGCAGTCGGGACAGCTCGACCTGGTCGTAGAAGCTCACCACGCGGCCGGCAATGGTCACTTCGAGTGCCGAAGCGAGAGCGCGCAGTCGTCGCGTGTCCTCGGCCGCGACCACATCCGCCGAGGTCAGAAGGTCTATCAGGCGGCGGGAAGCATCGCGGATGTCGCCAAGTGGCGTAGCGGCCAGAACCAAACGGCCAGATACGGGACTCACACCACTCACCTTACGATCCCCTACCGTGAGCCTGATCGCACCGCAGTCCGCAGACGACGACGTGGTCGGCGTCGGCGAAGTGCCGCCGACGAGCCCGCCTCCGGGCAACGACCGCGCCGCGCGCGCGGACCAGCTCGAACCCGGCCCCACGAGCAGTGCCCTGCGCGGCTGGCTCGTGACACTGGCCGTCGCCCTGATCGGCGGTGTGGTCCGGTTCTGGAACCTGGGGTTCCCGACCGACAAGGGCACCCCGATGTTCGACGAGAAGCACTACGTGCCCCAAGCGGCACAGGTGTTGCGCAACGGCGGGTACGAGGACAACCCCGGGTACGAGCTGATCGTGCACCCGCCGCTGGGCAAGCAGCTCATCGCGATCGGCGAGTGGCTGTTCGGGTACGACGGGGTCGGCTGGCGGTTCGCATCGGCGCTGGCGGGCACGGTCGTGATCCTGCTCGTGATACGGATCGCGCGCCGGCTGACGCGGTCGGACCTGCTCGCGGCGATCGCGGGCGTGCTGATGATCGCCGAGGGCCTCAGTCACGTGCAGTCCCGCATGGGCATGCTGGACAGCTTCATCACGCTGTTCGTCGTCGTGTCGTTCGCGTGCCTCGTGGCCGACCGGGAGCAGATCAGGGCACGGCTGGCGATCGCGGTCCGCGAGGGCTGGGTCGGCAACTCGCCGTTCGGGCCGTGGCTGGGCTTCCGGTGGTGGCGGTTCGCGGCCGGGATCTCGCTGGGCCTCGCGTGCGGCGTGAAGTGGTCGGGCGCCTGGTTCATCCTGTTCTTCGGCGTGCTGTCGATGTTCTGGAGCGCCACGGCCCGGCGCGCGGCGGGTGTGGAACGGCCGTGGCTCGGCTCGTTCGCCAAGGACCTGCTGCCGTCGCTGTTGGCGTTGGCGCTGCTGCCGATCCTGGCGTACGTCGCCACGTGGTGGGCGTGGTTCGGCAGCGAGACCGGCATCGACCGGCACATCGTCGGGGTCAAGGTGACCGGCGACTCCTGGATCCCGGACCCGTTGCGCGCGCTTTGGTACAACAGCTCGAACGTGTTGGAGTTCCACACCAAGCTGTTGACGACCGAGACCAACAAGCACCCGTGGGAGTCGAAGCCGTGGACGTGGCCCATGGGGCTGCGACCGATGCTCTACTACTACGAGGGCACGACGACGGGTTGCGGCGCGGCCACGTGCGTCGGCGCGATCATGCTCGTCGGCACGCCCGCCATGTGGTGGCTCGCGTTCCCGGTCCTGGCCTGGGCGCTGTGGAAGTCGATCGCGCAGCTCGACTGGCGGTACGCGGCCGTGCTCGTCGGCTACGGCGCGGGCTTCCTGCCGTGGTTCACCAACGTCGACCGGCAGATGTACTACTTCTACGCGATGCCCATGGCACCGTTCCTGGTCCTGGGCATCACGTTGGCGTTGGGCGACATCCTCGGCGCGAAGAAGGCCGGAAAGGAACGACGGGGCACGGGTCTGCTCGTCGTCGCCCTGTACGTGGGCCTGGTCGTGGCCAACTTCGTGTGGCTGTGGCCGATCCTCAACGGCATCCCGATCACCCCGGAGATGTGGGACGCCCAGCGCTGGCTGCCCTCCTGGCGCTAGTGGAGTTCGGTGATCGCCGGCGTCTTCGTGCTCAGGTAGATCATCGAACTGCGGTAGCCGACCACCTCGCGCCGTCCGCCCAGCCGGTCGACGACGAAGGTGTGCATGTGCTCCATGTCGCGCACGGCCACGTGCACGACGAAGTCGTCGACGCCCGAGGTCGTGTACACGGTCAGCACCTCGGGCAACGCGATCAGGGTCCGCTCGAACTCGGCGACCTCGGCCCGGGACAGCGGGCGCACGCGCACGGCCACCAGCGCCTCGACCGACCGGTTGAGCGCCTTGAGGTCGACCTCGGCGTGGAACCCCTTGAGCACGCCCCGGTTGCGCAGCACGCGGACGCGTTCCAGGCACGTGGACGGCGCGATCCCCACGCGGGCGGCCAGGTCGCGGTTGGTGATCCGGGCATCCGTTTGGAGTTCCCGCAGGATCGCCGAATCCACTTCGTCCACGGCCGAATCGTGCCAGGTGCGCGGCGAATGTTGTTCGGGACGGCGGTTCCGGGCCGGTGGCCGTCCCTAGCTTGGGCCCGTGCGACTCGGGGTGGGACAGGCGACGGCGTTGGTGCTCGGGGGCGTGCTCGGGCCGGGGGTGTTGGCGTTGCCGGCGGCGGCGACGCGCGCGGCGGGACCGGCCGCGCTGGTGGCGTGGGCGGTGCTGCTCGCGGTGAGCGTGCCGGTGGCGCTGTCGTTCGCGGCGCTGGGTGAGCGGTACCCGGGCGGCGGCGGTGTCGCGGGGTACGTGGTGCACGCGTTCGGCCCGGCCGCCGGTGCGCCGGTCGGCTGGTGGTTCTACGCGTGCGGTGTGCCGGTCGGGGTGCTGGGCGGCGCGTTGGTGGGCGGGTCGTACGTCGAGGCGCTCGGCGTGGACGCGCGGCTGGTGGCCGTGGTGCTGCTGGTGGCGGCGTTCGGCACGAACCTCGCGGGACTGCGGGTGACCGGACGCGTGCAGCTCGTGCTGGTCGGCGCGTTGGTCGTGGTGTTGGCGGTGGTCGTGGTGACGGCGTTGCCCCGCGTGGGCGGGTTCACGCCGTTCGCGCCGCACGGCTGGTGGGCGGTCGGGTCGGCGGCGACCGTGCTGTTCTACGCGTTCTCCGGCTGGGAGGCGGCCAGCCACCTGTCCGGCGAGATCGGCTCGCCGCGCCGGGTCACGCTGTCCGCGCTGGTCGTGGTCGGTGTGCTGTACCTGGGACTGGCCATCGTGACCGTCGGCGTCGAGGGGGACGCGCCGGTCGCGACGCTGCTGGAACGCGCTTTCGGGTCGGGCGTGCGGCCGGTGACGGCGGCGGTCGCGGTGGCGTTGACGTTCGGCGCGATCAACACCTACATCGCGGGCGGCGTGCGGTTGGGCGTGGCGCTGGCGCGGGAGCGCGCGTTGCCGGCGTGGTTCGGCCGGGAAACGCGGAGCCTGGGCGTGTTGGGCGTCCTGTGCGTGGTGGCGGCGGCCGTGCTGTGGTCCGTGCCGCTGGACGAGGTCATGCGCGTGACGGCCGTCGTGCTGACGGCCGTCACGGGTGCGGGCATGGCGGCGGCGGTGCGGTTGCTGCCGTCGGGGTGGCTGCGCCGGTGTGCCGCGTCCGCGCTGGTGCTGAACGCGGTCGTGTTGGCGTTCAACGGTCTGCTGCTGCTCGTGCCCGTGACGCTGGCGGTCGCCGCGCTGGCGACCCGGCGCGTGCTGACTAGCGGACCGGCCGGGTCGGGGGTTCGGGGCGGTCGATCATCCGCGTGACGGGACCTTCCTTGCTCACACCCGTGCGGGACAGGTACGAGGTCAGCTCGCCGCGGATCTGGGCCAGGGTGGGACGGCGCTTGGGGTCCTGGTCCAGGGC includes the following:
- the rsmI gene encoding 16S rRNA (cytidine(1402)-2'-O)-methyltransferase gives rise to the protein MSPVSGRLVLAATPLGDIRDASRRLIDLLTSADVVAAEDTRRLRALASALEVTIAGRVVSFYDQVELSRLPGLLEAMRTGSTVVLVTDAGMPSVSDPGYRLAAACADEGIPVTCAPGPSAVTTALAVSGLPSDRFCFEGFPPRKGGERQRWFAALVREPRTTVFFESPHRLAATLADAVTVLGGDRRAAVCRELTKTYEEVRRGTLAELAAWAEAGARGEITVVLAGADPEPAPALEDLVAEVKRRVAEGERLKVAAAEVAERSGVGKKALYDAVVGS
- a CDS encoding dolichyl-phosphate-mannose--protein mannosyltransferase produces the protein MSLIAPQSADDDVVGVGEVPPTSPPPGNDRAARADQLEPGPTSSALRGWLVTLAVALIGGVVRFWNLGFPTDKGTPMFDEKHYVPQAAQVLRNGGYEDNPGYELIVHPPLGKQLIAIGEWLFGYDGVGWRFASALAGTVVILLVIRIARRLTRSDLLAAIAGVLMIAEGLSHVQSRMGMLDSFITLFVVVSFACLVADREQIRARLAIAVREGWVGNSPFGPWLGFRWWRFAAGISLGLACGVKWSGAWFILFFGVLSMFWSATARRAAGVERPWLGSFAKDLLPSLLALALLPILAYVATWWAWFGSETGIDRHIVGVKVTGDSWIPDPLRALWYNSSNVLEFHTKLLTTETNKHPWESKPWTWPMGLRPMLYYYEGTTTGCGAATCVGAIMLVGTPAMWWLAFPVLAWALWKSIAQLDWRYAAVLVGYGAGFLPWFTNVDRQMYYFYAMPMAPFLVLGITLALGDILGAKKAGKERRGTGLLVVALYVGLVVANFVWLWPILNGIPITPEMWDAQRWLPSWR
- a CDS encoding Lrp/AsnC family transcriptional regulator encodes the protein MDEVDSAILRELQTDARITNRDLAARVGIAPSTCLERVRVLRNRGVLKGFHAEVDLKALNRSVEALVAVRVRPLSRAEVAEFERTLIALPEVLTVYTTSGVDDFVVHVAVRDMEHMHTFVVDRLGGRREVVGYRSSMIYLSTKTPAITELH
- a CDS encoding APC family permease, which encodes MRLGVGQATALVLGGVLGPGVLALPAAATRAAGPAALVAWAVLLAVSVPVALSFAALGERYPGGGGVAGYVVHAFGPAAGAPVGWWFYACGVPVGVLGGALVGGSYVEALGVDARLVAVVLLVAAFGTNLAGLRVTGRVQLVLVGALVVVLAVVVVTALPRVGGFTPFAPHGWWAVGSAATVLFYAFSGWEAASHLSGEIGSPRRVTLSALVVVGVLYLGLAIVTVGVEGDAPVATLLERAFGSGVRPVTAAVAVALTFGAINTYIAGGVRLGVALARERALPAWFGRETRSLGVLGVLCVVAAAVLWSVPLDEVMRVTAVVLTAVTGAGMAAAVRLLPSGWLRRCAASALVLNAVVLAFNGLLLLVPVTLAVAALATRRVLTSGPAGSGVRGGRSSA